The segment AATCCATTCCCCATATGTTAAATAGTCCACCTAAAGGTATTAGTCCGTAGAATATTAATACAAAAATAGTCACTATTAAGCAAAATGCATCTATAGGATATACTATTTTCTTCTCGTCAATTAAATCTCTTCCTCTTGATGCTTTTCCAGTAACTGTTATATAAGATTTTCTCTCTATCCAATATTTTTCAATAACAAAAAGTAATATGGTAAGAACTAATAAAATAACTGCTATAGTAGCTCCCCCTTGCATATCATAATTACCTATAGCCTGCAAATATATCTGTGTTGCCAATGTAGAAAAGTTTCCTCCAATAACCATTGGGTTTGAAAAATCTGCCACAGTTTCTATAAATGTTAATAAAAATGCATTAGCAAGTCCTGGTGCCATAAGCGGTAATGTAACAGTAGTAAAAGTCTTCCATCTCGATGCACCCATATTTCTCGCTGCTTCTTCTAATGAAGGGTCAATATGTTTTAAAAGTCCTGTCAACAAAAGATATGCTACTGGGAAAAATGTCATAGTCTGTACAATAACTAAACCCTTTAGCCCGTATATATTTGCATCCGAAATATGAAGTAACTTATGAGTTATAAATCCTCTTTGTCCAAAAAGCATAATTGCTGATAATGCAAGTACAAAAGGTGGTGATATAATAGGAAGTATAGATACAATATTAAATAATTTTTTAAATCTTGTTTTTATGTATGAATCTGCATATGCAAATATAAATCCAATTAAAGTAGATAATCCTCCAACAATAAATCCTAACATTAATGTATTTTTTAATGTATTTCTAAAATCAATACTTTTAATAGTTTCAGAGTATGCGCTTAATGTAAAACCATCTCTACTTATAAAACTCTCTTTAAGTACTGCAAATAATGGATATAGAATAAATATTAACAATATTGCTATTACAAAAATTATTGTAACTAAAAGCATTGGATCTCTCCATATTTTTTTCATATCCGTTACATCACTTTTCATTTTATTCTTATACTTATTGAATGCCATTAAACATTCTCCTTTCCTGTATAAAACATGTACACTTACCTTAAGCGAAATTAGTAAATATATTAAATACTTTTCATTTGATTATCCCACAAAAAGCATTATATTACCTGAATTATGAAATTTCTCTGGAATGACTTGCATAAGAAGCAAAGGAACTGTTTAAATTTAATTTTAGAAATTCTTCTTTTAGACAGATAAAATTATCGTAAACCTGGCAAGGACGCCAGACTAGCGAACCTGAGGCAGGACGCTGAATGTGAGCGTTAGATAATTTTATATGGCTAAAAGATTAGAATTTCTTAAATTAAATTTATTGTTCCGAGCTCTTATGCAAGTCATGGAGGAGAAATTTCATTAATATTTTAATAAATAACTCGTCAGTATCATAAAATTCAGCTACTAACGAGTTTTCTATTATTGCCTAATTTTGTTCTATTTCTAAATATTATTTATTTGTTAATTTGTGCCATTCATCTACTAATTTCTTTCTATTCTTTCCTGCAAACTCCATGTCATAATCAATTAATTTAGTATCTTTTAATTGTTCAGCTTCTTTAGGTGGTTGAGCATTCTTATTTGTTAAGAATTGGAATGAACCGTAGTTTTGTCCCATTTCCTGTACTTCTTTCTTTAAACACCAATCTACAAACTTCTTAGCTGCTTCCATATCTGGGGCATTTTTTATTATAGATACAGCACCTACTTCATACCCAGTACCTTCTGAAGGAGCTGATAGAACTATATCAGAATATCCTTGTTTTTGATATTTAATTCCATCATGTAAGAAACAAATACCAACCATAGTTTCTCCTGTACCTGCCATTTGAGCTGGAGCAGATCCTGTTTTAGGATATTGTCTTACTTGTCCATCTAACTTTTTAGCATATTCCATAGCCTTCTCTTCGCCCATTAACTGAACTAAAGTTGAAAGCATAGCGTAAGCTGTACCTGATGAAGCTGGATTAGCCACAACTATTTGTCCCTTATATTCAGGTTTTAATAGATCTTCCCAAGATTTTGGTACTTGAGCATTTTTTTCTTTTAATAATTTAGAATTACACACAAATCCTAAATATCCATTATATATTCCTGTCCAATATCCATTTTTATCCTTAAATTTATCTGGTATTTCTTTCGCTGTAGGTGATTCATACTTTTCCAATAGTCCTTGTTCCTTCGCAGCTACAAATGTATCTGCTGGACCACCATACCATACTGAAGCTTTAGGATTTTGTTTTTCAGCATCTATTCTCTTTAATGCTTCTCCTCCACTTAGTCTTATAACAGTAGTTTTAATACCAGACTCTTTTTCAAATTCCTTTGCAACAGCATTTGCATGATCTTCCATAAGTCCTGCATATATTGTCAATGATAGTTGTTTATCTCCTTTTTTAGTAGCTTCACTTTTGCCACAACCAACTAGAGTGCTTCCAAGCATAACCGTTCCCAAAGCCAAAGCCAATAATCTTTTTTTAATCATATTAATCCTCCCAATCCATTTTCTTTATATATTAATAATATCGTTTACAGGTATTATTATAAATTATTTAATACTTCATTAATAAATAATGAACAAAATAAAACACATTTAGGTAAAATTTTTGCACATATTAGAGAAAATAATAAAAAAAGAGGATTAATTGTATTAATAATAAGTTCTTATTACAATTAATTCTCTCTATTAATTAACTAATTTTTAAAC is part of the Haloimpatiens massiliensis genome and harbors:
- a CDS encoding ABC transporter permease, translated to MAFNKYKNKMKSDVTDMKKIWRDPMLLVTIIFVIAILLIFILYPLFAVLKESFISRDGFTLSAYSETIKSIDFRNTLKNTLMLGFIVGGLSTLIGFIFAYADSYIKTRFKKLFNIVSILPIISPPFVLALSAIMLFGQRGFITHKLLHISDANIYGLKGLVIVQTMTFFPVAYLLLTGLLKHIDPSLEEAARNMGASRWKTFTTVTLPLMAPGLANAFLLTFIETVADFSNPMVIGGNFSTLATQIYLQAIGNYDMQGGATIAVILLVLTILLFVIEKYWIERKSYITVTGKASRGRDLIDEKKIVYPIDAFCLIVTIFVLIFYGLIPLGGLFNIWGMDYTLTLKHFKYVFELGIKPLIDTTLLSAIATPITGILAMIVAFLIVRKKFYGRGFVEFSSLLAMAVPGTVIGIGYVLAYNTKPLLLTGTGTIIIIAFVMRSLPVGVRSGVAALQQIDPAIEEAASDLGADTTKVFSSVTLPLIKPAFFSGLVYSFVRSMTAVSAVIFLVSARYSLLTVNILSQVDAGRFGVAAAYSTLLIIIVYIAVSIMYFALSKMGVSKEQI
- a CDS encoding ABC transporter substrate-binding protein; translation: MIKKRLLALALGTVMLGSTLVGCGKSEATKKGDKQLSLTIYAGLMEDHANAVAKEFEKESGIKTTVIRLSGGEALKRIDAEKQNPKASVWYGGPADTFVAAKEQGLLEKYESPTAKEIPDKFKDKNGYWTGIYNGYLGFVCNSKLLKEKNAQVPKSWEDLLKPEYKGQIVVANPASSGTAYAMLSTLVQLMGEEKAMEYAKKLDGQVRQYPKTGSAPAQMAGTGETMVGICFLHDGIKYQKQGYSDIVLSAPSEGTGYEVGAVSIIKNAPDMEAAKKFVDWCLKKEVQEMGQNYGSFQFLTNKNAQPPKEAEQLKDTKLIDYDMEFAGKNRKKLVDEWHKLTNK